In Actinacidiphila yeochonensis CN732, a genomic segment contains:
- a CDS encoding tyrosine-protein phosphatase: MDEGAAVTQDVRQPAGTGPQEPRLSGVRNFRDVGGLPAVDGRSVRPGVLFRSGHLAHATEADTAFLAGLGLHTVFDFRNADDIAMEGPDRELPGTRNVNMPLSDPARNADFWRTVRDGDLTALAAVLGDGKGAARMSASYRALVLERTGEHGRMLRMLAEPADPAVPALLHCAAGKDRAGTSMAIILLALGVRREAIEADYLESNAPHRRYRVVRGDGSTGTAIDPAVWELLSPLFEARVEYLRAAFTTIDEEWGSVDRYLREGLGLSPERRELLRERLLTEG; the protein is encoded by the coding sequence ATGGACGAAGGAGCAGCGGTGACGCAGGACGTGCGGCAGCCGGCCGGAACCGGCCCCCAGGAACCCCGGCTCAGCGGAGTGCGCAACTTCCGGGACGTCGGAGGACTGCCCGCGGTGGACGGCCGCAGCGTGCGGCCGGGGGTGCTCTTCCGCAGCGGCCACCTCGCCCACGCCACCGAGGCGGACACCGCCTTCCTGGCCGGCCTGGGCCTGCACACCGTCTTCGACTTCCGCAACGCCGACGACATCGCCATGGAGGGGCCGGACCGGGAGCTGCCGGGCACCCGCAACGTGAACATGCCGCTGAGCGATCCCGCGCGGAACGCCGACTTCTGGCGGACGGTGCGCGACGGCGACCTGACGGCCCTCGCCGCCGTGCTGGGGGACGGCAAGGGCGCGGCCCGGATGTCCGCCTCCTACCGCGCGCTGGTGCTGGAGCGCACCGGCGAGCACGGGCGGATGCTGAGGATGCTGGCCGAGCCGGCGGACCCCGCGGTACCCGCGCTGCTGCACTGCGCGGCCGGCAAGGACCGGGCGGGCACGTCGATGGCGATCATCCTGCTGGCGCTGGGGGTGCGCCGCGAGGCGATCGAGGCGGACTACCTGGAGTCCAACGCGCCGCACCGCCGCTACCGGGTGGTGCGTGGCGACGGCAGCACCGGGACCGCGATCGACCCTGCCGTGTGGGAGCTGCTCAGCCCGCTCTTCGAGGCCCGCGTCGAGTACCTGCGCGCGGCCTTCACCACCATCGACGAGGAGTGGGGCTCGGTCGACCGCTACCTGCGCGAGGGCCTGGGGCTCTCCCCGGAGCGCCGCGAGCTGCTCCGGGAGCGGCTGCTCACCGAGGGCTGA
- the hpnH gene encoding adenosyl-hopene transferase HpnH, translated as MAMPLRQTVRVASYLFEQKMVRRREKFPLIVELEPLFACNLKCEGCGKIQHPAGVLKQRMPVAQAVGAVLESGAPMVSIAGGEPLMHPQIDEIVRQLVAKKKYVFLCTNALLMRKKMDKFTPSPYFAFTVHIDGLRERHDESVAKEGTFDEAVAAIKEAKRRGFRVTTNSTFFNTDTPQTIVEVLNFLNDDLQVDEMMLSPAFAYEKAPDQDHFLGVEQTRELFRKAFSGGNRGKWRLNHSPLFLDFLEGKADFPCTAWAIPNYSLFGWQRPCYLMSDGYVPTYQELIDKTDWDKYGRGRDTRCDNCMAHCGYEPTAVLATMGSLKESIRAARETVASNRVK; from the coding sequence ATGGCCATGCCGCTCCGTCAGACCGTCCGCGTCGCGTCGTACCTCTTCGAACAGAAAATGGTCCGGCGTCGCGAAAAGTTCCCGCTCATCGTCGAGCTCGAACCCCTCTTCGCCTGCAACCTGAAATGCGAGGGCTGCGGGAAGATCCAGCACCCCGCCGGTGTCCTGAAGCAGCGCATGCCGGTGGCCCAGGCCGTCGGCGCCGTGCTGGAATCGGGTGCGCCGATGGTGTCGATCGCCGGCGGCGAGCCGCTCATGCACCCGCAGATCGACGAGATCGTCCGTCAGCTCGTGGCGAAGAAGAAGTACGTCTTCCTCTGCACGAACGCCCTGCTGATGCGTAAGAAGATGGACAAGTTCACACCGTCTCCTTACTTTGCTTTTACCGTCCACATCGACGGCCTGCGCGAACGGCATGACGAGTCGGTCGCCAAGGAGGGCACCTTCGACGAGGCCGTGGCCGCGATCAAGGAGGCCAAGCGGCGCGGCTTCCGGGTCACGACCAACTCGACCTTCTTCAACACGGACACCCCGCAGACCATTGTCGAGGTTCTCAACTTCCTCAACGACGACCTCCAGGTCGACGAGATGATGCTCTCGCCCGCGTTCGCCTACGAGAAGGCGCCCGACCAGGACCACTTCCTGGGTGTCGAGCAGACCCGGGAGCTCTTCCGCAAGGCGTTCAGCGGCGGCAACCGCGGCAAGTGGCGCCTCAACCACAGCCCGCTCTTCCTGGACTTCCTGGAGGGCAAGGCGGACTTCCCCTGCACCGCGTGGGCGATCCCGAACTACTCCCTGTTCGGCTGGCAGCGCCCCTGCTACCTGATGAGCGACGGATACGTGCCCACGTACCAGGAGCTGATCGACAAGACCGACTGGGACAAGTACGGCCGCGGCCGCGACACCCGCTGCGACAACTGCATGGCGCACTGCGGCTACGAGCCGACCGCCGTGCTGGCCACGATGGGTTCCCTGAAGGAGTCCATCCGCGCCGCCCGGGAGACCGTCGCCTCCAACCGCGTGAAGTGA
- a CDS encoding phosphorylase family protein — protein MGHTRPPLLVVCALPVERFALRRGVARSTADHPVTVLHTGMGPKAAEGAVAQALKDPALHGASVLTTGFCAGLAPGMRPGDVVVSDDGHESAALAAALKTALQDGPRRRYPAVHTGTLAESDHVVRGAERSALAATGAIAVDMESAAMRRAALAAGACRIAAARVVVDTPEFELVRVGTLRTGIIAFRVLRDLVPAFLDWHRTTTLPRR, from the coding sequence GTGGGCCATACCCGACCCCCGCTGCTCGTGGTCTGCGCCCTGCCCGTGGAGCGTTTCGCCCTGCGTCGAGGCGTCGCCAGGAGCACCGCGGACCACCCGGTCACCGTGCTGCACACCGGCATGGGGCCCAAGGCCGCGGAAGGGGCCGTCGCCCAGGCCCTCAAGGACCCGGCGCTGCACGGGGCCTCCGTCCTGACCACCGGCTTCTGCGCCGGGCTCGCGCCCGGCATGCGGCCGGGTGACGTCGTCGTCTCCGACGACGGGCACGAGAGCGCGGCGCTCGCCGCCGCGCTCAAGACCGCCCTCCAGGACGGCCCGCGCCGGCGGTACCCCGCCGTGCACACCGGAACGCTGGCGGAATCCGACCATGTCGTGCGGGGCGCCGAGCGCTCCGCACTCGCGGCGACGGGTGCCATCGCCGTGGACATGGAGTCGGCCGCCATGCGGCGCGCCGCCCTCGCCGCGGGGGCGTGCCGCATCGCGGCGGCCCGCGTCGTCGTCGACACGCCCGAGTTCGAACTCGTCCGTGTCGGAACGCTTCGCACCGGGATCATCGCATTCCGGGTGCTGAGAGATCTTGTTCCCGCCTTTCTCGATTGGCACCGCACTACCACGCTCCCCCGGAGGTGA
- a CDS encoding aspartate aminotransferase family protein produces MTSSDDAPVEGAPEPTGAGAAATATADGPPVKGFDLATLLAERGADRYDLYTRHLNHQLPRMLHTIGFDRFYERAEGAHFWDAEGNDYLDMLAGFGVMGLGRHHPVVRKALHDVLDAGLPDLTRFDCQPLPGLLAERLLPHSPHLDRVFFSNSGAEAVETALKFARYATGKSRVLYCKHSFHGLTTGALSVNGEAGFQDGFAPLLPDTAIPMGDLDALAKELKRGDVAALIVEPVQGHGVYFSPPGYMAAAQELLRKHKALLICDEVQTGLGRTGEFYAYQHEEGVEPDLVTVAKALSGGYVPVAATLGKDWIFKKVYSSMDRVLVHSASFGSNAQAMAAGLATLAVLEDEQLVANSRRMGDLLRTRLAALVDRYEFLKDVRGRGLMVAIEFGRPKSLGLRSRWTMLQAARKGLFAQMVVVPLLQHHHILTQVSGDHVEVIKLIPPLVVDEADVDRFVTAFTAVMDDAHNGGGLMWDFGKTLVKQAVANR; encoded by the coding sequence ATGACATCCTCTGACGACGCGCCCGTCGAGGGCGCCCCCGAGCCGACCGGCGCCGGCGCGGCGGCCACGGCCACGGCGGACGGCCCGCCGGTCAAGGGGTTCGACCTGGCGACGCTGCTGGCCGAGCGCGGCGCGGACCGGTACGACCTGTACACCCGGCACCTCAACCACCAGCTGCCGCGGATGCTGCACACCATCGGCTTCGACCGCTTCTACGAGCGGGCCGAGGGCGCCCACTTCTGGGACGCCGAGGGCAACGACTACCTCGACATGCTCGCCGGGTTCGGCGTCATGGGCCTGGGCCGCCACCACCCGGTGGTCCGCAAGGCGCTCCACGACGTCCTGGACGCCGGGCTGCCGGACCTCACCCGGTTCGACTGCCAGCCGCTGCCCGGGCTGCTCGCCGAGCGCCTGCTGCCCCACAGCCCCCACCTGGACCGGGTGTTCTTCAGCAACAGCGGCGCCGAGGCCGTCGAGACCGCGCTGAAGTTCGCCCGCTACGCCACCGGCAAGTCGCGCGTCCTGTACTGCAAGCACTCCTTCCACGGCCTGACCACGGGCGCCCTGTCGGTCAACGGCGAGGCGGGCTTCCAGGACGGCTTCGCGCCGCTGCTGCCGGACACCGCCATCCCGATGGGCGACCTGGACGCGCTGGCGAAGGAGCTCAAGCGCGGAGACGTGGCCGCGCTCATCGTCGAGCCGGTGCAGGGCCACGGCGTCTACTTCTCGCCGCCCGGCTACATGGCCGCCGCACAGGAGCTGTTGCGCAAGCACAAGGCGCTGCTGATCTGCGACGAGGTGCAGACGGGCCTGGGCCGGACCGGAGAGTTCTACGCCTACCAGCACGAGGAGGGCGTCGAGCCGGACCTCGTCACCGTGGCCAAGGCGCTGTCCGGCGGCTACGTGCCGGTGGCGGCCACCCTCGGCAAGGACTGGATCTTCAAGAAGGTCTACTCCTCCATGGACCGGGTGCTGGTGCACTCCGCCAGCTTCGGCTCCAACGCCCAGGCGATGGCCGCGGGGCTCGCCACCCTGGCGGTGCTGGAGGACGAGCAGCTGGTGGCCAACTCCCGCCGGATGGGCGACCTCCTGCGCACCCGGCTGGCCGCCCTCGTCGACCGGTACGAGTTCCTCAAGGACGTGCGCGGGCGCGGCCTCATGGTGGCGATCGAGTTCGGCCGGCCCAAGTCGCTGGGCCTGCGCAGCCGCTGGACGATGCTCCAGGCCGCCCGCAAGGGCCTGTTCGCGCAGATGGTGGTCGTGCCGCTGCTCCAGCACCACCACATCCTCACCCAGGTCTCCGGCGACCACGTCGAGGTCATCAAGCTGATCCCGCCGCTGGTGGTGGACGAAGCCGACGTGGACCGGTTCGTGACCGCCTTCACCGCGGTGATGGACGACGCGCACAACGGCGGCGGCCTGATGTGGGACTTCGGCAAGACCCTGGTCAAGCAGGCGGTCGCCAACCGGTGA
- a CDS encoding ATP-binding protein has product MVPSTDALRYERRSGVGVSGRRDVFRLPAQGASVADARGRIRARLREWGVDAELRDDACLVVTELFTNAVRHTDSEMITCALHDAGPVLRVEVTDQGSGDGDPVPYAADTDDEGGRGLLLVSVLAAAWGSDPAEDGSGRVVWAELALHRAPC; this is encoded by the coding sequence GTGGTTCCTTCAACTGACGCCCTCCGGTACGAACGCCGGTCCGGCGTCGGCGTCTCCGGCCGCCGCGATGTGTTCCGGCTGCCCGCGCAAGGAGCGTCCGTAGCGGACGCCCGCGGGCGGATCAGAGCTCGGCTGCGGGAGTGGGGCGTGGACGCGGAGCTGAGGGACGACGCCTGTCTGGTGGTGACCGAGCTGTTCACGAACGCGGTCCGGCACACCGACAGTGAAATGATCACCTGCGCCCTGCATGACGCCGGTCCCGTGCTGCGGGTGGAGGTGACCGATCAGGGGAGCGGGGACGGAGACCCTGTGCCGTACGCGGCCGACACCGATGATGAGGGCGGCCGGGGACTGCTCTTGGTGAGCGTGCTGGCGGCGGCCTGGGGCTCCGACCCCGCAGAGGACGGGTCAGGGCGCGTGGTGTGGGCCGAACTGGCCCTGCACCGCGCGCCCTGTTGA
- a CDS encoding DUF397 domain-containing protein, translated as MDRVTNDGIYNGMPSADLGAEGWRKPWSGGNGGACVEAKKLNDGRVALRQSTDPDGPALIYTNHEITTFIQGAKEGAADFLLG; from the coding sequence ATGGATCGCGTCACCAACGACGGCATCTACAACGGGATGCCCTCCGCCGACCTCGGCGCCGAGGGTTGGCGGAAGCCGTGGAGCGGCGGCAACGGCGGCGCGTGCGTCGAGGCCAAGAAGCTCAACGACGGACGGGTGGCGCTGCGCCAGTCGACCGACCCGGACGGGCCGGCCCTGATCTACACCAACCACGAGATCACGACCTTCATCCAGGGCGCCAAGGAGGGCGCGGCCGACTTCCTCCTCGGCTGA
- the dxs gene encoding 1-deoxy-D-xylulose-5-phosphate synthase — MSLLENIKGPRDLKALPEGRLDELAADIRHFLVQAVARTGGHLGPNLGVVELTIALHRVFDSPADRVLWDTGHQSYVHKLLTGRQDFSKLRAKGGLSGYPSREESEHDVIENSHASTVLGWADGLAKANQLHGNGRHVAAVIGDGALTGGMAWEALNNIAAARDRPLIIVVNDNERSYAPTIGGLANHLSILRTTDGYERALSWGKQLLQQTPVIGQPLYESLHGAKKGFKDAFAPQGMFEDLGLKYLGPIDGHDIAAVESALRRARRFGGPVLVHCLTEKGRGYSAAEQDEADHFHAVGAIDPETGRPLAPSAGPSWTSVFGDEMVRIGREREDVVAITAAMLQPVGLGPFAAEFPDRVFDVGIAEQHAATSAAGLATGGLHPVVAVYATFLNRAFDQVLMDVALHRCGVTFVLDRAGVTGTDGASHNGMWDMSILQVVPGLRIAAPRDADQLRAQLREAVAVEDAPTVLRFPKETVGEPLEAVARIGGMDVLSRPAEGQEPDILLVAVGALAPACLAAADLLAGRGIGVTVLDPRWVKPVDAELPALAAGHRMVAVVEDNGQTGGVGAAVGQALRDAGVDVPLRGLAIPQQFLAHAKRDEVLADIGLTPAEIAGSIGASLVRLRERQAAEQGAQDAGSGSGKAGRAGGDPAVPAPGGPAHTAVSSRNVREEQVSE; from the coding sequence ATGTCGTTGCTGGAGAACATCAAGGGCCCGCGCGACCTGAAGGCTCTGCCCGAGGGGCGGCTGGACGAACTGGCCGCCGACATCCGCCACTTCCTGGTCCAGGCGGTCGCCAGGACCGGCGGCCACCTCGGCCCCAACCTGGGCGTGGTGGAGCTGACCATCGCGCTGCACCGGGTCTTCGACTCGCCCGCCGACCGCGTCCTGTGGGACACGGGCCACCAGAGCTACGTGCACAAACTCCTGACGGGGCGCCAGGACTTCTCCAAGCTGCGCGCCAAGGGCGGCCTGTCCGGCTACCCCTCGCGCGAGGAGTCCGAGCACGACGTCATCGAGAACAGCCACGCCTCCACCGTGCTCGGCTGGGCCGACGGCCTGGCCAAGGCCAACCAGCTGCACGGCAACGGACGGCACGTGGCCGCGGTGATCGGCGACGGCGCGCTCACCGGGGGCATGGCCTGGGAGGCGCTGAACAACATCGCCGCCGCCCGCGACCGCCCGCTGATCATCGTCGTCAACGACAACGAGCGCTCCTACGCCCCCACCATCGGCGGTCTGGCCAACCACCTCTCCATCCTGCGCACCACGGACGGCTACGAGCGCGCCCTGTCCTGGGGCAAGCAGCTGCTCCAGCAGACCCCCGTCATCGGCCAGCCGCTGTACGAGTCGCTGCACGGCGCCAAGAAGGGCTTCAAGGACGCCTTCGCGCCGCAGGGGATGTTCGAGGACCTGGGGCTGAAGTACCTCGGCCCGATCGACGGCCACGACATCGCGGCGGTGGAGTCGGCGCTGCGCCGCGCCCGCCGCTTCGGCGGCCCGGTGCTGGTCCACTGCCTGACCGAGAAGGGCCGCGGCTACTCGGCCGCCGAGCAGGACGAGGCCGACCACTTCCACGCCGTCGGCGCCATCGACCCGGAGACCGGGCGGCCTCTGGCGCCCTCGGCCGGGCCGTCGTGGACCTCCGTCTTCGGCGACGAGATGGTCCGGATCGGGCGGGAGCGCGAGGACGTCGTCGCCATCACGGCCGCGATGCTCCAGCCGGTCGGACTGGGCCCGTTCGCGGCGGAGTTCCCCGACCGCGTCTTCGACGTCGGCATCGCCGAGCAGCACGCGGCCACCTCGGCCGCCGGGCTGGCCACGGGCGGACTGCACCCGGTGGTCGCGGTCTACGCGACCTTCCTGAACCGCGCCTTCGACCAGGTGCTGATGGACGTCGCCCTGCACCGCTGCGGTGTGACCTTCGTACTGGACCGGGCCGGGGTCACGGGTACCGACGGGGCGTCCCACAACGGCATGTGGGACATGTCGATCCTCCAGGTGGTGCCGGGCCTGCGGATCGCCGCGCCGCGCGACGCCGACCAGCTGCGCGCCCAGCTGCGCGAGGCCGTCGCCGTGGAGGACGCGCCCACGGTGCTGCGCTTCCCCAAGGAGACCGTGGGGGAGCCCCTGGAGGCGGTCGCCCGGATCGGCGGCATGGACGTGCTGAGCCGCCCGGCCGAGGGCCAGGAACCGGACATCCTGCTCGTCGCGGTGGGCGCGCTGGCCCCGGCCTGCCTGGCCGCGGCCGACCTGCTCGCCGGGCGCGGCATCGGCGTCACCGTCCTGGACCCGCGCTGGGTCAAGCCGGTGGACGCCGAGCTGCCCGCGCTGGCCGCCGGGCACCGGATGGTGGCGGTGGTCGAGGACAACGGGCAGACCGGCGGCGTCGGCGCCGCGGTCGGGCAGGCGCTGCGGGACGCCGGCGTGGACGTGCCGCTGCGCGGCCTCGCCATCCCGCAGCAGTTCCTGGCACACGCCAAGCGCGACGAGGTGCTGGCCGACATCGGCCTGACGCCCGCGGAGATCGCCGGGTCGATCGGGGCGTCGCTGGTCCGGCTGCGCGAGCGCCAGGCGGCGGAACAGGGCGCCCAGGACGCCGGTTCGGGCTCCGGGAAAGCCGGGCGCGCCGGGGGAGACCCGGCTGTGCCGGCCCCGGGCGGGCCCGCGCATACTGCGGTGAGCAGCAGAAACGTACGCGAGGAGCAGGTGAGCGAATGA
- a CDS encoding SGNH/GDSL hydrolase family protein, with the protein MAGTPDLTDEPGAHGASPSGTPSFGSYAAVGDSFTEGVGDPGPNGLYVGWADRLAAVLAGQAPPGGFHYANLAVRGRLLDQIIAEQVPLAARFAPDLVTFCAGGNDILRPGSDPDDLAARFEAAVASLRRHVGTVVVSTGFDTRGVPVLGLLRGKIATYNGHIRAIADRYQCPVLDLWSLRSLRDPRAWSEDRLHLSAEGHTRVARLAAQALGLPGQADPDTPFPPRPRRLPAQVRRENVRWAREYLAPWVGRRLRGRSSGDTVLAKRPALLPFTGLDTDAAGAAKRAG; encoded by the coding sequence CTGGCCGGCACTCCGGACCTCACCGACGAACCCGGCGCCCACGGCGCCTCCCCCTCCGGGACCCCCTCCTTCGGCTCGTACGCCGCCGTAGGGGACAGCTTCACGGAAGGTGTCGGTGACCCGGGCCCGAACGGGCTCTACGTCGGCTGGGCGGACCGGCTGGCGGCCGTACTGGCCGGGCAGGCCCCGCCCGGCGGGTTCCACTACGCCAACCTCGCCGTACGCGGCCGGCTGCTGGACCAGATCATCGCCGAGCAGGTCCCCCTCGCCGCCCGGTTCGCCCCCGACCTGGTGACCTTCTGCGCCGGCGGCAACGACATCCTGCGCCCCGGCAGCGACCCCGACGACCTGGCGGCGCGGTTCGAGGCGGCCGTGGCGTCGCTGCGGCGGCACGTCGGCACGGTCGTGGTCTCCACCGGCTTCGACACCCGCGGGGTGCCGGTACTGGGCCTGCTGCGCGGCAAGATCGCCACGTACAACGGCCACATCCGGGCGATCGCCGACCGCTACCAGTGCCCGGTGCTCGACCTGTGGTCGCTGCGCTCCCTGCGGGACCCGCGCGCCTGGAGCGAGGACCGGCTGCACCTGTCCGCGGAGGGGCACACCCGCGTCGCCCGGCTGGCCGCCCAGGCACTGGGGCTGCCCGGCCAGGCCGACCCGGACACGCCGTTCCCGCCGCGGCCGCGCCGGCTGCCGGCCCAGGTGCGCCGGGAGAACGTCCGCTGGGCCCGCGAGTACCTGGCGCCCTGGGTCGGCCGCCGACTGCGCGGGCGCTCCTCGGGTGACACGGTCCTGGCCAAGCGGCCCGCGCTGCTGCCCTTCACCGGGCTGGACACGGACGCGGCGGGCGCCGCGAAGAGAGCCGGGTGA
- a CDS encoding helix-turn-helix domain-containing protein, producing the protein MVLGKRLQDLREKAGLSFEQAGRALDVTHATIRRMEKAEVGLKIPYVEKLLSTYGITSSEEVSGFLALCREANRPGWWHNFRDVLPEWFSAFVSLEGEASVIREYEPHYVPGLLQTTDYARSVLRAGQPNAPAEEIERQTVLRIERQVLLRREQAPLLWAVIDETVLRRQIGSRAVMREQLGALIEATERPNVRLQVLPFSTGPHPAMYGPFHIFRFQIKEIPDIAYTESLVGGAYFDNRDDVSTFLEALDRMCAQAAPAQSTKAILDGMRKEI; encoded by the coding sequence ATGGTGCTCGGTAAACGCCTCCAGGATCTCCGGGAGAAGGCCGGCCTCAGCTTCGAGCAGGCAGGCAGGGCCCTCGACGTCACCCACGCCACCATCCGGCGGATGGAGAAGGCCGAGGTCGGCCTGAAGATCCCCTATGTGGAGAAGCTCCTCTCCACCTACGGGATCACCTCCTCCGAGGAGGTCAGCGGCTTCCTCGCCCTGTGCCGGGAGGCCAACCGCCCCGGCTGGTGGCACAACTTCCGCGACGTCCTGCCCGAGTGGTTCAGCGCCTTCGTCAGCCTTGAGGGCGAGGCGTCGGTGATCCGCGAGTACGAACCGCACTACGTGCCCGGCCTGCTGCAGACCACCGACTACGCCCGCTCCGTGCTGCGCGCCGGGCAGCCGAACGCGCCGGCCGAGGAGATCGAGCGGCAGACCGTCCTGCGGATCGAGCGGCAGGTCCTGCTGCGGCGCGAGCAGGCGCCGCTGCTGTGGGCGGTCATCGACGAGACGGTGCTGCGGCGCCAGATCGGCAGCCGCGCCGTCATGCGCGAGCAGTTGGGCGCCCTGATCGAGGCGACCGAGCGGCCCAACGTGCGCCTCCAGGTGCTCCCCTTCAGCACGGGGCCGCACCCCGCGATGTACGGGCCCTTCCACATCTTCCGGTTCCAGATCAAGGAGATCCCCGACATCGCCTACACCGAGAGCCTGGTCGGCGGTGCCTATTTCGACAACCGGGACGATGTCTCGACGTTCCTCGAAGCACTGGACCGGATGTGCGCGCAGGCCGCGCCCGCACAGAGCACGAAAGCCATCCTCGATGGCATGCGCAAGGAGATCTGA